A part of Ammoniphilus sp. CFH 90114 genomic DNA contains:
- a CDS encoding adenylate kinase, with amino-acid sequence MNIILMGLPGAGKGTQAEYIVEEFKVPHISTGDIFRAAVKEQTPLGMEAKSYMDQGLLVPDHVVIGIVKERLGKDDCSNGFLLDGFPRTVAQAEALDQTIEDLGRKLDHVVNIEVDRSELLARLTGRRICRSCGASYHVVFNAPEKEGVCDKCGGELYQREDDNEKTVATRLDVNIEQSAPLLSYYNGKGLLRNIDGQQDIGKVFEDIANLLRGQA; translated from the coding sequence ATGAACATTATCTTGATGGGTTTACCAGGAGCAGGGAAAGGTACACAAGCGGAATATATTGTTGAGGAATTTAAGGTTCCTCACATTTCTACAGGTGATATCTTTCGCGCCGCAGTGAAGGAGCAAACTCCACTAGGTATGGAAGCTAAGTCTTATATGGATCAAGGGCTGTTGGTTCCAGATCATGTGGTGATCGGTATTGTTAAGGAACGTTTAGGTAAAGATGATTGTAGTAATGGTTTTCTGTTGGATGGATTCCCAAGAACGGTTGCTCAGGCCGAAGCGCTTGATCAGACGATTGAGGACCTTGGACGAAAACTTGATCATGTCGTGAATATCGAAGTGGATCGCAGCGAATTGTTGGCTCGTCTGACTGGTCGTCGCATCTGTCGCAGTTGTGGTGCTTCCTATCACGTTGTCTTCAACGCTCCTGAGAAGGAAGGCGTATGTGACAAGTGTGGTGGTGAGCTATACCAACGTGAAGACGATAATGAAAAGACAGTAGCTACTCGTCTTGATGTTAACATTGAACAATCCGCTCCATTGCTTTCTTACTACAACGGTAAGGGCTTGTTAAGAAATATCGATGGTCAGCAGGATATCGGTAAAGTGTTCGAAGATATTGCAAACCTATTGCGAGGTCAAGCATAA